The DNA sequence CCTGAGAACCCACTTAACGGCCTGCCAGTGATTCATAAGTGGCTTACCCATGAACCTGCTTATCATACCAACCGGATAAGCCAAATCAGGTCTTGACCCTATCATGGAATACATGATGCTACCAACGGCATTAGCGTAGGGGATAGCTTTCATCTGATCCGCTTCGGCTTCCCTCTCTTTGTCAGTAGCAGACTTAAGCCTCATATGAGCACCAAGCGGTGTTCTAACAGATTTGCAGTTCTCCATCCTGAATGACCTTAGTACCTTCTCCAAGTACTCCTTCTGAGACAGCTCTAACAAACCTTGATCTCTGTTTCTGTAGATCTCCATTCCTAAGATCCTTTTAGCTGGACCAAGGTCCTTCATTTCGAATGTAGAACTGAGACTTTGCTTCAACTCTTTCACCGTGTCTTTGTTCTTAGATATGATTAacatatcatcaacatacaatAGCAGAAACGTTCTTTCCTCTTCTCTGTTCATCTTGAAATACACACAACTGTCTTTCAAGCTTCTTGAATACCCTGTTGACCTCATGAACGCATCAAATCTCTGATTCCACTGCCTCGGTGATTGCCTCAGTCCATACAACGACTTCCTTAACAGACAAACCTTCTATGGTACCGACTCATCCACATATCCTTCTGGATGTTCCATGTATATTTTTTCTTCCAACGTTCCGTGCAAGAAAGCTGTCTTGACGTCCATCTGCTCCAATTCCAGGTTGAAAAGAGCAACAGCAGATAGCATCAGACGTATTGTAACATGCTTGACTACAGGAGAGAATATCTCTTGGAAGTCAATGCCTTCCCTTTGAGAGTATCCTTTTGCCACAAGTCTAGACTTGTGTCTTGCTCTCTCAATTCCTGGTATCCCAAGCTTCCTTTTGAATACCCACTTGCAACCTATAACTTTCTTCTTGACTGGTCTGTCAACTAGATCCCAAGTGTGATTCTTATTTAGTGATACCATCTCTTCATCTGTATAACCTTTCCATAACTCTCTTTCTGAACTTGCCATTGCTTCACTGTAACTTTGTGGCTCGAGTACTCCACCATCTTCTGTTAAATTATACGCGAAACCAAGCTCTCCTAACTCATCATATCTCTTAGGAGGTCTCGTGATTCTTCTTTCTCTGTCTCTTGCTAGTTGATAATCAGCGAGACTTGGTGGCATATAATTTTCCTCTGAATCTGTTTCTGATTCAGAACCTTGTTCCTATTCCTGTTCAGGGAACACTCCTTCTTGAGCAATGTTCTCATTCACAACAGCTCCACCTTGATCAGTGCTTCCATTCTCTGCAGTCACAGCAGGAACATTGATAACTGTAACCTCCGGTTCTGCTTCTGATCTCTCTTTGCTTGAGCCTTCTTTGGTAGAGCTCTTGTACATAACTTCCTCATTGAAGACTATATCTCTACTGATAACCACTTTCTTTTCATCAATGAGCCATACTCTGAAACCTTTAACCCCTGTTGGGTAACCGATAAACACTCCCTTCTTTGCTCTAGGATTGAGCTTACCTTGGCTTGTATGCACGTATGCAATACATACGAAGCTTCTGAGACCATTTAGATCAGGCAGAACTCCTGTCCAAGCTTTCTCTGGTATCTCAAAACCTATAGCAGACGAAGGCGTTCTGTTGATCACAAACACAGCTGTTGAAGCCGCCTCTGCCCAAAATCTCTTCTCCAGTCCAGATTCACTGAGCATGCTTCTTACCTTCTCCATTATCGTTCTGTTCATGCGTTCTGCAAcaccattttgctgtggagtgtaaGCACAAGTCCGGTGTCTTACAACTCCTTCTTGTTTGCAGAAACCGTCAAACTCTTGATTGCAAAACTCAAGCCCATTGTCAGTCCTCAGCTTCTTAACCTTTCTGTTCGATTGATTCTCCACAATTGTTTTCCATTCAACAAAGGTTTTGAAAGCTTCATCCTTTGTTTTCAGGAAATGTATCCATACTTTTCTGGTGAAGTCATCAATGAATGTCATGAAGTATTGACAATTTCCTATGGAGTTTGGTACTGAAGGTGCTCCCCAAAGGTCTGAGTGTATGTACTCTAGTTTCTCATTGTTAACGTGTAGACCAGTTCCAAAGCTTACCTTGTGAGCTTTACCATACACACAGTCTTCACAAAACTCGAATCCTTTCATCTTTTCTGCTTGCGGACATCCTTTCTTGGTCAACAAATCCGTGTTCTTCTTACTCATGTGGCAAAGACGACTATGCCACAGCTTTGACTCGTTCTTGGAACTTACTGCAACGTTAGCACTTCCTGCAACCACTTTACCTTGTAGGATATAGAGAGTTCCAACCTTCTTTCCTTTCAGCAGTGTCAAGCAGCCTTTGATTACTTTCAAAGACCCGTTCTTTGACTGAAACCAACATCCTTGATCTTCTAGTATTCCCATAGAGATCAAGTTCCTTGTCATGCTTGGAACATATCTTACGTTTGAGATCAGGACCGTTGAGAGATCATCATTCTGAATCCTTATGCTTCCAATACCTTTGATCTTAGAATATGTCTGGTTCGCCATCTTCACTCTCCCTGTCTTTGAGTCGTCAAACTCGACAAACCAGTCTCTCCTTGGCGTCATGTGAAATGAACACCATGTGTCCATGATCCACTCGTCTTCTTGCCCTTCGCTTACTGCGTTTGACTCTTCTTCTACGTTTAATCCAGCGGCATCAATGACTTGTTCCATGACGTTTGATGTTTCTTCCTTCTCTGAGTTGTTAAGCTTCttgtttctctctttccaaaCAAAACACTGTTTCTTGTAGTGACCGTCTTTCCCACAGATCCAACACGTCTTCTTATCTCCTCTTGACTGTGACCTGCTCTGACCCTTTCCTCTGTCTGAGCTCCTACCTCTCCTGTCTGATCTTCCTCTGTCCTGAACATATAGCGCTTCTGAACTATTCTTGCTCATCTTACCACTCGCTCCTAGTTCCAGACTCTTTGACCTTATGGCTCCAATTATTTCATCCAGAGCCAACGTCGTCTTGCCATACTTCAAGGTTTCCTTCAACTGATCAAACTGCTTCGGTAGAGACATCAACAAGACGATGGCTTGATCTTCATCTGGGACTGTAACCTTGACGTTCTCCAAATCAGAAATGTGTTTGAAGAAGTCATTTACATTTTCTTCCATTGTCATGCTTTCAGACATCTTGTATCCGTACAGTCGCTGCTGAGATATATCCGGTTGGGTAGTGACTTGGCCATGAACAGGTTGTCCAACATCTTGAGCATTCCTGCTGCAGTCGGCTCCTTTATGACCTTCCTGAGAACATGATCTCCCAGACTGAGTATGATAGTAGATCTCGCTTTCCCTCTCTTCTCCTTGAGGGTTTTAGCCTTAGAAATCTTGTCTTCCGGTTTGTCAGAAGCTTCAGTCACAGATGTCGTGTCTCTCTCAGCTGTAGAATCTTCCACATCGACGACTTCTTCAGCATCAAGTCCTTCTAACAAACCCAGTAGCTCCATGTGAGCCAGCAACTTCTCTTTCCAGAGAACATAGTCTCCTTCTCCATCGAACTTTTCCACCTCTGAACGTCTTGAGGTCATCTCTTGCATAAAGGGCAAAGCTTTCGTAGAAAAGCTTCAATCTTTGCAAAGCTTCAACCTTTCCTCCTCCCCAGCCAGTAACCTGgttctgataccaattgttgagTAAAAGTTTGGTTCTTTGCTCTGTTTTATGCTCTGTAAGTTCGCGATTTCACTCACTTCTCTCGTTTGTTCACTCGTGTGTATTACGTTATGAAAGTAAAGCAAAGACATACACAATTTCACCCAGTTCACGCCTCAGTGTAAGGTCGCTACGTCTGGGCCGAGGCTTGCTCGGAAATCCACTAGAAAGCTTGGTTACAAATAACCCTTAGAGATACAACGAAACGTTAGTCTTGCGGCCGTTCTCTTCTTCTCTACTTCCTCTCTTAACCCTAATGTTTCAGCTCTTGGTTGGCTTTATAGCATTGCTATGACGGTGCAAcgctcctctctctctcctctatttcttttttgcttttccCGTatagaggaagaagacaaaagCCAACTCGCAGTGACTGAGGTTAATTACTCTTCTGTCCCTCTAAACCGTTAAAACATCACGTGGGCTCCGCGTACTTTCTTTTAGTCTTAACGGTAGCTCTGAAACCTTCTTCTTGGATTAGAGACTTCTCAACACTTAGGCAAATATCAACAAGTTTGATGATTTTTTAATGACataaaatccattgttattcagAAAAATCTATATTCATCTCTCACTAACCCTTTTTCCACTATATTAAATTTGGAGTATCTCGAATATATATAAAGTCTCAGACTAATCTCTAAATAAAATTGCAATCCATGGAATaatcttttcaaaatatttaaataggtcgaaaataaagtattttttaaaaaaatatttaaatggacCGAAAACAAAGGTTCATATACATACATACAGATGTCTAGAACAAAATGTCCTAATCACTCTACAACGTGTACCAAGCCCACCCTCTTACCATTCAACCACAAAGCTCCGGACATGCATTTCATCTTTGAAAAAGGGTTTAACTCATCCTAAATACACAGTTCTAATCACTCTTCTTAGTGCCACCATTTTATCTTTAGACGCGAATCCTTAGCATAAATTTTGAGTCGGTTTAGGTTTGTCACTAATTGTTAGAACAGTCCAaatcatgtttaaaattttctcaactaaaatatctcaaaatatttttatgtgtatgtatatgttatatgtGTATGTAATTGTGAAGCTCTAAGATTTACGGGAAACGTAACCCAAAATATGTAATTTCAGAACTTTTGAGTTACATATCCCGTAAATCTTAAAACTCCAcaattatataacatatacatacacataaaagtatttttagatattttggttgagagttgttcaaaaaaaaaaagatattttggTTGAGAACCTTTCAAAGTTGCTCTAAGATTTTAACCCTGGACATCTTTTAGTTCGTCATAAATGGTTGTTTGACCTTAACTTGCTTTTTGGTCATCTCCTTAAATTGTTTGTGTATTTTATTCTGCAAACGGCACATTATTCACTGTTCAGAAAAtttgcaaaataaatataatgtaagaaataaatagttatttattttctcaCCACAGAAAACATTATCTCCAGAGACAGAGACTAAAGGAAGGACAATTGGGAGACGTGGACGCACTGCAAGCCCGTCAACAGATTTCCTTGATATATCTCCTAATCTCTTTACTTCCACACCACAACACTTGACTGATCTTTTCTCTCATCCTCAGACGCAACAAGCAGCTTGTTGCAACACACAAAAAATGGCTCAAACCATGCTGCTTACTTCCGGCATCTCTGCTAACCATTTCTTGAGGAACAAGAACCCTCTGGCTCAGCCCAAAGTTCACCATCTCTTCCTCTCCGGAAACTCACCGGTTACTCTACCATCTCGAAGACCATCGTTGGTTCCTCTCGCTATCTTCAAACCCAAAACCAAAGCTGCTCCCAAAAAGGTATTCAGAGACCCTTTACTTGTTCAACAAGAAACACATCTCATGTCAATGTCATGATGGTAATGGTAGGattgttttatatattctaGGTTGAGAAAGTGAAGCCAAAGGTTGAAGACGGTATCTTCGGAACGTCTGGTGGGATAGGATTCACAAAGCAGAACGAGCTCTTTGTGGGTCGTGTTGCTATGATCGGTTTCGCCGTAAGTACCCTCTGTTTTTCTGCAACACACAAACTTTTGTTACAAGGAAGAAGAATATTTGATATGAAATTTGAGTTTATGAATAGGCATCGTTGCTAGGTGAGGCGTTGACTGGGAAAGGGATATTAGCACAGCTGAACTTGGAGACAGGAATACCGATCTACGAAGCAGAGCCATTGCTTCTCTTCTTCATATTGTTCACTCTGTTGGGTGCCATTGGAGCTCTTGGAGACAGAGGAAAATTCGTCGACGATCCCCCCACCGGACTCGAGAAAGCCGTCATTCCTCCCGGCAAAGGCGTTCGCTCTGCCCTCGGTCTCAAAGAACAAGGTTCTGAACCGTATTGCTCTGCCAAATTTGATATTACTGAACCGtagtatctaatctattaatgtTTGTTGTTTGGTTGTGTGAAGGTCCATTGTTTGGGTTCACGAAGGCGAACGAGTTGTTCGTAGGAAGGTTGGCACAGTTGGGAATAGCATTTTCACTGATTGGGGAGATTATAACCGGGAAAGGAGCATTGGCTCAACTCAACATTGAGACTGGTATTCCAATTCAAGATATCGAACCACTCGTCCTCTTAAACgttgctttcttcttctttgctgcCATTAATCCTGGTAATGGAAAGTTCATTACTGATGATGGTGAAGAAAGCTAAACTCTTTATGTACTTTCGAGTTAGTAGTTTGGGAGACCATTATCATGTTGAGACAAAAGGAAATGGACAATTTAAACTATTGTAATACTTAAATCCTTTTGTTTTAACTTGCTTTTTCTGATTATATTATCATGTTCCTTTACACCTAAGTGACTGATACCatttaaacatattatttaacaGACAGAACTTTGAGATTCGAAAAGAAAATTATAGCCTACGATCAAACCGTGGTTGAAAATCAGAGACATAGGCTAATTTGATTTTCTACgcaatattatattaataaaagaagAATTGATCGTCTTCTTATATAAGTGAAAACCAAACTCTTTTGCATTTCCACAATGCTTCATCCCTAATCATACAGATCTTGTGTTACATTCCAGATTCAGAATTCTAGATTTGGTTCTAGCGAGTTTATAGAAAAATGGgggaaaagaagaagagtaagAGTAATTTTTGTGGTTAGTACagttaaatatattgttttaccgaacataataaataataatggtGTAGCCCAACGGTGTGTTCATAAGCGGGAAATTGGTCATTTAAGTCCTCTAGTATTTGAAATCAGCAAGTTTAATATGGAactatcatttataaattttttttcccTAACTAATAGTTGATTGGCAAATTAATGACAAAAAATCAACAGTTAAGTAGTAAACAACTCTAGTtagttttatatcaattattcGCCCCACTAAACCTGAAAAATTCGAAATCTCCAAATTCAAACTCTAACTTTAAGCGAAAACGATTTCTAACAATAGAAAATGCGATTTTCGGTGATAttattagattatatatatacatatatatagtcaaataaactatatattataaaaatacataaatatttaaatttcaaaatttaaattaaaaaagtataaatgat is a window from the Raphanus sativus cultivar WK10039 unplaced genomic scaffold, ASM80110v3 Scaffold1863, whole genome shotgun sequence genome containing:
- the LOC108820267 gene encoding uncharacterized protein LOC108820267 encodes the protein MTSRRSEVEKFDGEGDYVLWKEKLLAHMELLGLLEGLDAEEVVDVEDSTAERDTTSVTEASDKPEDKISKAKTLKEKRGKARSTIILSLGDHVLRKVIKEPTAAGMLKMLDNLFMAKSLPNRIYLSSDCTDTRCLKA
- the LOC108819117 gene encoding photosystem II 22 kDa protein, chloroplastic; its protein translation is MAQTMLLTSGISANHFLRNKNPLAQPKVHHLFLSGNSPVTLPSRRPSLVPLAIFKPKTKAAPKKVEKVKPKVEDGIFGTSGGIGFTKQNELFVGRVAMIGFAASLLGEALTGKGILAQLNLETGIPIYEAEPLLLFFILFTLLGAIGALGDRGKFVDDPPTGLEKAVIPPGKGVRSALGLKEQGPLFGFTKANELFVGRLAQLGIAFSLIGEIITGKGALAQLNIETGIPIQDIEPLVLLNVAFFFFAAINPGNGKFITDDGEES